In one Acanthochromis polyacanthus isolate Apoly-LR-REF ecotype Palm Island chromosome 20, KAUST_Apoly_ChrSc, whole genome shotgun sequence genomic region, the following are encoded:
- the LOC127531350 gene encoding caspase recruitment domain-containing protein 8-like, translated as MPSLSHITSAGNNKPTRAASLPDMKLQSNFEEFTPDLSEDDEDHEGYRFQCSCPGLYQCSVTGLVFDMEGEGDVVYRTVPWNRRLLVQHHKKPAGPLFDIKCEQQSVRQLHLPHCQILPTAGFLAVAHVKDDGVEFISPHKITETHLVINIRGFSGFGNVKDEDSPPDPVRALVLLFYRPPDDPDVTSILNVLLLPRNIVIRDVQRTRKKLFGDERFIDVPPHCKLIPDQVYTLSTVPEDDLIKVQPTEAEFDEESYSSYFTSIKVTLKALIRDINLSLKDKKTSCCVWEGDICLLPSRAKTLTLSSKEKLLDVRSSFIDRTSGPVLNSLLDKLLEKKVLTDSERESADVMPNRRDKARFIIDTVRKKGDTASSEMIEFLCELDPFLCRDLNLM; from the coding sequence ATGCCTTCACTGAGTCACATCACCTCTGCAGGAAACAACAAGCCAACACGAGCTGCAAGCTTACCTGACATGAAGCTGCAGAGCAACTTTGAGGAGTTCACCCCTGATCTGAGTGAAGATGATGAAGACCATGAAGGCTACAGGTTCCAGTGCTCCTGTCCAGGCCTGTACCAGTGCAGCGTGACCGGCCTGGTGTTTGACATGGAGGGAGAAGGAGATGTGGTTTACAGGACGGTCCCTTGGAACAGGAGGCTCCTGGTCCAACATCACAAGAAGCCTGCAGGACCTCTGTTTGACATCAAGTGTGAGCAGCAGTCTGTGCGTCAGCTTCACCTCCCACACTGTCAGATCCTCCCCACAGCTGGATTCCTGGCAGTTGCTCATGTGAAGGATGACGGCGTGGAGTTCATCAGCCCTCATAAGATCACAGAAACTCACCTTGTTATCAACATCAGGGGCTTTTCTGGTTTCGGTAACGTGAAGGATGAAGACTCTCCCCCTGACCCGGTCCGAGCATTGGTTCTGCTGTTCTACAGGCCACCAGATGATCCAGACGTCACATCCATCCTCAATGTCTTGTTGCTGCCGAGGAACATCGTGATCCGGGACGTGCAGCGCACCAGGAAGAAGTTATTTGGAGATGAGAGGTTCATAGATGTGCCCCCACACTGTAAACTGATCCCAGATCAGGTCTACACTCTGTCCACTGTACCTGAAGACGACCTGATTAAAGTTCAGCCAACAGAAGCTGAATTTGACGAGGAGTCTTACAGCAGCTACTTCACATCAATCAAAGTGACTTTAAAAGCTCTCATTAGAGACATTAATCTGAGTCTGAAAGACAAGAAGACTTCCTGCTGTGTTTGGGAAGGAGACATTTGTCTTTTACCCTCGAGAGCTAAAACTCTGACTCTCTCTTCaaaggagaagctgctggacgTACGGAGCAGCTTCATCGACCGAACATCAGGACCGGTTCTCAACAGTCTGCTGGACAAGCTGCTGGAGAAAAAGGTGTTGACCGACTCTGAGAGGGAGTCAGCAGACGTGATGCCAAACAGGAGAGACAAAGCTCGTTTTATTATCGACACGGTGAGGAAGAAAGGCGACACTGCCAGTTCAGAGATGATCGAGTTTCTCTGTGAGCTTGATCCCTTCCTCTGCAGAGACTTGAACTTGATGTGA
- the LOC110958186 gene encoding LIM zinc-binding domain-containing Nebulette-like, whose protein sequence is MNPPCARCGKIVYPTEKVSCLDKNWHKGCFHCEVCKMTLNMKNYKGYDKKPYCNAHYPKTSFTIVADTPENLRLRQQSELQSQVKYKKDFEESKGRGFSIVSDTPEMQRLRKTQEQISNVRRPGHVT, encoded by the exons ATGAACCCGCCGTGTGCCCGCTGTGGGAAGATCGTCTACCCGACGGAGAAAGTCAGCTGCCTGGACAAG aACTGGCACAAAGGATGCTTCCACTGCGAGGTTTGCAAGATGACCCTGAACATGAAGAACTACAAAGGCTACGACAAGAAGCCCTACTGCAACGC ACATTACCCGAAGACGTCGTTCACCATCGTGGCCGACACTCCTGAGAACCTGAGACTGAGGCAGCAGAGCGAGCTGCAGAGCCAG GTGAAGTACAAGAAGGACTTTGAGGAGAGCAAAGGTCGAGGGTTCAGCATCGTCTCCGACACTCCGGAGATGCAAAGACTCAGAAAGACTCAGGAGCAGATCAGCAACGTACGTAGACCAGGACATGTGACGTGA